The following proteins are encoded in a genomic region of Channa argus isolate prfri chromosome 3, Channa argus male v1.0, whole genome shotgun sequence:
- the LOC137123681 gene encoding basement membrane-specific heparan sulfate proteoglycan core protein-like, with protein sequence MDLSQVAVILCSLLISVAAQAPVISVKPQAATVRQGETVSFRCQVQSGARPIKLEWIRANNQAVPENAKIGPDGSVLTLADARPRHQGQYRCVATNSAGHSAATAVLNVKHPPKVQMIPEGPLQARIGDSVSVECRATGRPRPTLTWKRVVANQQLVLTNMNNVNTLQWAEVHPEDAGLYLCLAENSEGVTQVSIDINVGGEPGAPVASVNPTEMTVIEGQTVTMECQATGSPTPVITWSKLRAPLPWKHTVAGGFLTVSDVGRQDSGQYICNATNIHGYSEAYTQMEVETPPYATCLPDQVRLQPGNSLQLQCLAHGSPPIQFTWSRVGRANLPTGAATTRDGKLLISSVKVSHTGTYKCVATNQIGSSEALAKVIVKA encoded by the exons TGGCTGCTCAGGCTCCTGTCATCTCTGTGAAGCCTCAGGCTGCAACAGTGAGACAAGGGGAAACTGTCAGCTTTAGATGTCAAGTGCAGAGTGGTGCACGGCCAATCAAGCTGGAATGGATAAGAGCAAATAACCAAGCCGTACCAG aAAATGCTAAGATTGGTCCTGATGGCTCTGTACTGACTTTGGCTGACGCCCGACCTAGACACCAGGGCCAGTATCGCTGTGTGGCAACCAACTCTGCCGGCCACAGTGCTGCCACAGCTGTGCTGAATGTCAAAC ATCCACCTAAAGTACAGATGATACCAGAGGGGCCCCTGCAGGCCAGGATAGGCGATTCTGTGTCAGTGGAGTGTCGCGCCACTGGCAGGCCTCGGCCGACGCTCACATGGAAACGGGTAGTCGCCAACCAGCAGCTGGTTCTCACAAACATGAACAATGTCAATACCCTACAG TGGGCTGAAGTGCATCCAGAAGATGCAGGACTCTATTTGTGCCTGGCTGAGAACAGTGAGGGAGTGACTCAGGTTTCAATTGACATTAATGTCGGGGGAGAACCAGGAGCACCCGTGGCTTCTGTTAACCCTACAGAAATGACAGTGATTGAGGGTCAGACAGTCACAATGGAGTGTCAGGCCACAG GTTCCCCCACTCCTGTCATCACCTGGTCCAAGCTTCGAGCACCATTGCCTTGGAAACACACGGTGGCTGGGGGTTTTTTGACAGTGAGCGATGTGGGGCGCCAAGACTCTGGACAATACATCTGTAATGCAACCAACATACACGGCTACAGTGAGGCGTACACACAGATGGAGGTGGAGA CTCCTCCGTATGCAACCTGCCTACCTGACCAGGTGAGACTCCAGCCAGGGAACTCCCTACAACTGCAATGTCTGGCCCACGGCTCTCCCCCCATCCAGTTCACGTGGAGTCGGGTGGGCAGGGCGAACCTGCCTACTGGAGCAGCAACCACAAGGGACGGAAAGCTGCTGATATCCAGTGTTAAAGTGAGTCACACTGGAACATACAAATGTGTGGCCACCAACCAAATTGGCTCTAGTGAGGCACTGGCCAAAGTCATCGTGAAAG cttAA